A genome region from Blautia coccoides includes the following:
- a CDS encoding IS110 family transposase: protein MNYNTQNAKIASITEKTLIVGIDVGSETHYARAFGWRNYEYSKKPFAFSNDEAGFSSFKDWMDDIAEKHGMEAVIPGMEPTGHYWLNLGAYLQEQGMKPVHVNPHHVKKSKELDDNNPSKNDRKDPKTIAGLVNEGRFSYPYIPTGIYAEIRNLSNLRIQTQEEITRIKNRIARWFSIYFPEIKDVYRNPDAVSGLMVIKQAPLPCDIKELGVDGVNKIWRDARLKGAGIKRATTLVTAAEHSIGNTEAPRSARKEIRNLLNDYEIYKNRMDELMEEIEETLSEIAYIDKLMEINGIGIKTVSCFIAEVGDIGRFDNPKQVQKLAGYAIVADSSGKHNGESRISHRGRKRLRYALYEAAISVIGKNKEFKEIHCYYRTREKNPLKKMQSVIAVACKLIRIFYTILTKGIEYDGQKMLSDIVRPKMQPAA from the coding sequence ATGAATTATAACACACAGAACGCAAAAATTGCATCTATTACGGAAAAGACTTTAATCGTTGGTATTGATGTGGGAAGTGAAACCCATTATGCAAGAGCTTTCGGCTGGCGCAATTATGAGTACTCAAAGAAACCGTTTGCCTTCAGCAACGATGAAGCTGGATTTTCCTCATTCAAAGACTGGATGGACGATATAGCAGAGAAACATGGGATGGAAGCTGTGATTCCGGGAATGGAACCAACCGGTCACTACTGGCTGAACCTTGGAGCGTACCTGCAGGAACAGGGAATGAAGCCGGTACATGTGAATCCGCATCATGTCAAGAAGTCTAAAGAACTGGATGACAATAATCCGAGTAAGAATGACCGTAAAGATCCAAAAACAATTGCAGGTCTGGTAAATGAAGGAAGATTTTCATATCCATATATTCCAACCGGGATTTATGCAGAAATTAGAAATTTGTCCAACCTTCGTATTCAGACACAGGAAGAGATTACAAGAATCAAAAACAGGATCGCCCGCTGGTTCAGCATCTATTTTCCAGAGATCAAAGACGTTTACAGGAATCCGGATGCAGTAAGCGGACTGATGGTAATCAAACAGGCACCATTGCCCTGCGATATCAAAGAGCTTGGCGTGGATGGTGTTAATAAGATATGGAGAGATGCAAGGCTGAAAGGCGCTGGGATAAAGAGGGCAACGACCCTGGTAACCGCAGCGGAGCACAGCATCGGAAATACGGAAGCACCAAGAAGTGCCAGGAAAGAGATCCGAAACCTGTTGAATGACTACGAAATATATAAGAATCGTATGGATGAACTTATGGAAGAGATAGAGGAAACACTTTCTGAGATTGCCTATATAGATAAGCTGATGGAGATCAATGGGATTGGAATAAAAACGGTAAGCTGCTTTATTGCAGAGGTTGGAGACATTGGACGTTTTGATAATCCAAAGCAGGTGCAGAAACTGGCAGGATATGCTATTGTCGCAGACAGCTCCGGAAAGCATAATGGAGAAAGTCGTATCAGCCACAGGGGAAGAAAGCGTTTGAGATATGCGCTGTATGAAGCTGCGATATCGGTGATTGGGAAAAATAAAGAATTTAAAGAGATCCATTGTTATTACAGGACGAGGGAAAAGAATCCCCTGAAGAAGATGCAGTCGGTGATAGCGGTGGCATGTAAACTGATCCGGATATTTTATACAATACTAACAAAAGGCATAGAGTATGACGGTCAGAAGATGTTAAGTGACATTGTAAGACCTAAAATGCAGCCAGCAGCATAA
- a CDS encoding iron ABC transporter ATP-binding protein produces the protein MHVKDLIKKYDGKTVVDSVSFEIPKGKVTSLIGPNGAGKSTVMSMLSRLIAGDSGTVGLEGKNIERWKSRELSKRLAILTQSIHIEMKLTVRELVTFGRFPYSGGRITQEDQKIIDQAIEYMELQEFENQFIDELSGGQRQRACIAMVIAQDTEYVLLDEPTNNLDIYHATNMMKTVRRLCDELGKTVILVLHEINYAAFYSDYICAFKNGKIAKFGTVKEVIRKEVLSEIYHVDFEIMEIEGKPLSIYY, from the coding sequence ATGCATGTGAAGGATTTGATCAAAAAATATGACGGAAAGACAGTGGTAGATTCCGTTTCTTTTGAAATCCCAAAGGGTAAGGTGACTTCCCTGATAGGCCCAAATGGAGCAGGAAAATCAACGGTTATGAGTATGCTCTCCAGACTGATAGCAGGGGACAGCGGGACGGTAGGTTTAGAAGGGAAGAATATTGAAAGATGGAAGAGCAGGGAGCTTTCCAAAAGACTGGCAATTTTAACCCAGAGTATCCATATAGAAATGAAGTTGACAGTTAGGGAGTTGGTTACCTTTGGCCGTTTTCCCTATTCAGGAGGACGTATCACACAGGAAGATCAAAAAATCATCGACCAGGCAATTGAATATATGGAATTGCAGGAATTTGAGAATCAGTTTATAGACGAATTATCAGGCGGTCAGAGACAAAGGGCCTGCATTGCTATGGTGATCGCACAGGATACCGAGTATGTACTTTTAGATGAACCAACAAATAATCTGGATATCTATCATGCGACAAATATGATGAAGACTGTCCGGCGTTTGTGCGACGAATTAGGAAAAACAGTGATTCTGGTATTGCATGAAATTAACTATGCGGCCTTTTATTCGGATTATATCTGTGCATTTAAAAATGGAAAAATTGCAAAATTTGGTACGGTGAAAGAGGTGATCAGAAAAGAAGTGCTGTCTGAAATATATCATGTAGATTTTGAAATTATGGAGATAGAGGGAAAACCATTATCTATCTATTATTAA
- a CDS encoding iron chelate uptake ABC transporter family permease subunit, producing MRNTAYRRNVRNLIIMVALVLLISGAYMFVGVHFGNERLFRYAIRLRTSKLLAMLITAFSIGGASIVFQSVIRNTIVTPCLLGMNSLYTLIHTGVVFFAGAGSFLAVNANVSFAVDLVLMGVTATVVYSYLFQKTKHNILYVLLIGTVLSSFFSSIQNTLTRIMDPNEYDSLLATLVASFSNINTEIIVFSIIVLAAIIFFLHRELALLDVLTLGKEQAINLGVDYDKCIRKLLLGVTLFIAVATAMVGPISFLGLIIANLSRQMLKTYRHTQLILGSALFGMIVLIGGQLLVEHVFSYSIPVSVFITVGGGIYFLYLLLKNKKR from the coding sequence GTGCGTAATACAGCGTACAGACGGAATGTTCGTAATCTGATTATCATGGTGGCACTGGTGCTGCTCATTTCGGGGGCATATATGTTTGTGGGCGTCCATTTTGGAAATGAAAGATTATTCCGGTATGCGATAAGGCTGCGTACATCTAAACTGCTTGCTATGCTGATCACGGCATTTTCAATCGGCGGGGCATCTATTGTATTTCAGTCTGTTATTCGTAACACGATTGTGACACCCTGTCTTTTAGGGATGAATTCCCTGTACACTCTGATTCATACCGGGGTTGTATTCTTTGCAGGAGCGGGAAGTTTTCTGGCGGTAAATGCGAATGTCTCATTTGCAGTCGATCTGGTATTGATGGGTGTTACGGCGACAGTGGTATACAGCTATCTCTTTCAGAAAACGAAACATAATATCTTGTATGTATTGCTGATTGGAACCGTACTGTCCTCTTTTTTCTCCAGCATTCAGAATACGCTGACACGGATCATGGATCCGAATGAATACGACAGCCTTCTGGCAACATTGGTGGCAAGTTTCAGTAATATCAATACAGAAATCATTGTTTTTTCAATCATAGTGCTGGCAGCAATCATATTTTTTCTTCACAGGGAACTGGCACTTTTGGATGTACTTACGCTGGGAAAGGAGCAGGCCATTAATTTGGGAGTGGATTATGATAAATGTATCCGCAAACTGCTGCTTGGTGTAACACTTTTTATTGCAGTGGCTACGGCTATGGTAGGCCCGATTTCTTTTTTGGGTCTGATTATTGCGAATCTTTCCCGTCAAATGCTTAAAACATACAGGCATACACAATTGATATTGGGATCAGCTCTATTTGGAATGATCGTCCTCATCGGTGGACAGCTTTTGGTAGAGCACGTTTTCTCCTATTCCATTCCGGTCAGTGTATTCATCACAGTGGGAGGAGGAATTTATTTCTTGTATTTATTATTAAAAAACAAAAAGAGGTAA